The following are encoded together in the Nocardioides sp. Arc9.136 genome:
- a CDS encoding thioesterase family protein: MSDRTRPMRADYVAWRTITTRWRDDDAYGHLNNATYYEMFDTAVNAHLYEATGVDIRRLPQIGIVAETGCRYFREIGFPAPVEAGLVCEKVGTSSVVYRIGLFQGDGEEAAAEGRFVHVYVDDTDPARPVTPVPDVIRAAVAPLLR; encoded by the coding sequence ATGAGCGACCGCACCCGCCCCATGCGCGCCGACTACGTCGCGTGGCGCACGATCACGACCCGGTGGCGCGACGACGACGCCTACGGGCACCTCAACAACGCGACGTACTACGAGATGTTCGACACCGCGGTGAACGCCCACCTCTACGAGGCGACCGGCGTCGACATCCGCAGGCTGCCGCAGATCGGCATCGTCGCCGAGACCGGGTGCCGGTACTTCCGCGAGATCGGCTTCCCCGCACCGGTCGAGGCGGGCCTGGTCTGCGAGAAGGTCGGCACCTCCTCGGTCGTCTACCGGATCGGGCTGTTCCAGGGCGACGGCGAGGAGGCCGCCGCCGAGGGCCGGTTCGTGCACGTCTACGTCGACGACACCGATCCCGCGCGGCCGGTCACCCCGGTGCCCGACGTGATCCGCGCCGCCGTCGCCCCGCTCCTGCGCTGA
- the smc gene encoding chromosome segregation protein SMC codes for MYLKSLTLKGFKSFASSTTLQLEPGITCIVGPNGSGKSNVVDALAWVMGEASAKSLRGGKMDDVIFAGTSGRPPLGRAEVVLTIDNSDGALPIEYAEVTISRTMFRSGGSEYAINGSTCRLLDVQELLSDSGIGREMHVIVGQGQLDQILHATPEDRRGFIEEAAGVLKHRRRKEKALRKLDATEGNLNRLNDLLSEIRRQLKPLGRQAEVARRAQTVQADVRDARARLLADDLVTARTALEQELADESVLVQRREQVEAAIASAREAEAALEAALREDLPALAAAQETWFALSGLRERLRGTQSLAAERRRNAAGSAGTEHRGGRDPAELEAEAERMRENEQRTAAEVDRHRTALEEAVAARRAAEDAAAEEDRRIAALQRAAADRREGLARLHGQVNALRSRASAADDEVGRLSLTREEALARADRAQRDFTALETRVAGLDAGEEGLDAEHEAATSLLDDVEERLAKVRDAAQQADRDRSALAARKDALELGLDRKDGAGALLGAADAVPGLLGSVAALLTVRAGFETAVAAALGQAADAVAVADAAAAVDAIAHLKGEDLGRAGLVLGGAGTTGATDRPALPGHATYAVDVVQCPEELRPALSRLLDRVAVVDDLDTARYLVGDLPDLTAVTREGDVLAAHFAAGGSTSRPSLIEVQAAVDEAAAQLAEVTAAGERLSFDISRLEAERLEAQKRADVAMAKLHESDATLAAVAEELGQYGSQARAARGEAERLAQAIAKAQEAREQAVAGLADLETRLATAQDAPEEEPDTGDRERLVAAARDARQGEMDARLALRTSEERARALHGRADGLLRAARAEREARAKAAERRERLMREGRAAEAVGTAVAHVLVRLEVSVTRAAEARTAVEQARAGREQQLRDVRARLRDLAREHDELVSSAHRDELARAQQQMRIEQLEQRAVEELGLAPDALVGDYGPDQPVPVAPAADAAEDDPAPEPAPYVRAEQEKRLRAAERALSMLGRVNPLALEEFSAMEERHKFLTEQLEDLRKTRKDLLDIVREVDTRVEQVFTEAYADVERAFDATFARLFPGGEGRLVLTDPGSMLTTGIEVEARPAGKKVKRLSLLSGGERSLVAVCFLVSLFKARPSPFYILDEVEAALDDTNLGRLLEIYEELRENSQLLVITHQKRTMEVGDALYGVTMRGDGVSAVISQRLREPEPA; via the coding sequence TTGTACCTGAAGAGCCTGACCCTGAAGGGGTTCAAGTCCTTCGCGTCCTCGACGACGCTTCAGCTCGAGCCGGGCATCACCTGCATCGTCGGGCCGAACGGCTCGGGCAAGTCCAACGTCGTCGACGCGCTCGCCTGGGTGATGGGCGAGGCGAGCGCCAAGTCGCTGCGCGGCGGCAAGATGGACGACGTCATCTTCGCCGGCACCTCCGGCCGCCCACCGCTGGGGCGCGCCGAGGTGGTGCTGACCATCGACAACTCCGACGGCGCCCTGCCCATCGAGTACGCCGAGGTCACGATCAGCCGGACGATGTTCCGCTCCGGCGGGTCGGAGTACGCCATCAACGGCAGCACCTGTCGGCTGCTCGACGTCCAGGAGCTGCTCTCCGACTCCGGCATCGGACGCGAGATGCACGTGATCGTCGGGCAGGGCCAGCTCGACCAGATCCTGCACGCCACGCCCGAGGACCGCCGCGGCTTCATCGAGGAGGCGGCGGGCGTCCTCAAGCACCGCAGGCGCAAGGAGAAGGCGCTCCGCAAGCTCGACGCGACCGAGGGCAACCTCAACCGCCTCAACGACCTCCTCAGCGAGATCCGCCGGCAGCTCAAGCCGCTGGGCCGGCAGGCCGAGGTCGCCCGGCGCGCGCAGACCGTGCAGGCCGACGTGCGCGACGCCCGGGCCCGGCTGCTCGCCGACGACCTGGTGACCGCGCGCACCGCGCTGGAGCAGGAGCTGGCCGACGAGTCGGTCCTGGTGCAGCGTCGCGAGCAGGTCGAGGCGGCGATCGCGTCGGCCCGGGAGGCCGAGGCCGCCCTCGAGGCGGCGCTGCGCGAGGACCTGCCGGCCCTCGCTGCGGCCCAGGAGACGTGGTTCGCCCTGTCTGGCCTGCGCGAGCGCCTGCGCGGGACCCAGTCCCTGGCCGCCGAGCGCAGGCGCAACGCCGCCGGCAGCGCCGGCACCGAGCACCGCGGGGGGCGCGACCCCGCGGAGCTCGAGGCCGAGGCGGAGCGGATGCGCGAGAACGAGCAGCGCACCGCCGCCGAGGTCGACCGGCACCGCACCGCGCTCGAGGAGGCCGTCGCGGCCCGCCGGGCCGCCGAGGACGCCGCCGCGGAGGAGGACCGCCGCATCGCGGCCCTCCAGCGCGCGGCCGCGGACCGCCGCGAGGGGCTCGCCCGGCTGCACGGCCAGGTCAACGCGCTGCGCTCGCGCGCCTCGGCCGCCGACGACGAGGTGGGTCGGCTCTCCCTCACCCGCGAGGAGGCGCTGGCCCGCGCCGACCGGGCGCAGCGGGACTTCACCGCCCTGGAGACCCGGGTCGCCGGCCTCGACGCCGGGGAGGAGGGCCTCGACGCCGAGCACGAGGCGGCCACCTCGCTGCTCGACGACGTCGAGGAGCGGTTGGCCAAGGTCCGCGACGCGGCCCAGCAGGCCGACCGTGACCGCTCCGCGCTGGCGGCCCGCAAGGACGCCCTCGAGCTCGGCCTGGACCGCAAGGACGGCGCCGGCGCGCTGCTGGGCGCCGCCGACGCCGTCCCCGGCCTGCTCGGGTCGGTCGCGGCCCTGCTCACGGTCCGTGCGGGCTTCGAGACCGCCGTCGCCGCCGCCCTCGGGCAGGCCGCCGACGCGGTCGCCGTCGCCGACGCGGCGGCCGCGGTCGACGCGATCGCCCACCTCAAGGGCGAGGACCTCGGCCGCGCCGGCCTCGTGCTGGGCGGCGCGGGGACCACCGGAGCGACCGACCGGCCGGCGCTGCCCGGCCACGCGACGTACGCCGTGGACGTGGTGCAGTGCCCCGAGGAGCTGCGACCGGCGCTGTCGCGCCTGCTCGACCGGGTGGCCGTCGTGGACGACCTCGACACCGCCCGGTACCTGGTGGGCGACCTGCCGGACCTGACCGCCGTCACCCGCGAGGGCGACGTGCTGGCCGCCCACTTCGCCGCGGGCGGGTCCACGAGCCGCCCCAGCCTCATCGAGGTGCAGGCCGCGGTCGACGAGGCCGCCGCGCAGCTGGCCGAGGTGACGGCGGCGGGGGAGCGGCTCTCCTTCGACATCTCCCGGCTCGAGGCCGAGCGGCTGGAGGCGCAGAAGCGCGCCGACGTGGCGATGGCCAAGCTGCACGAGTCGGACGCGACGCTGGCGGCAGTGGCCGAGGAGCTGGGGCAGTACGGCTCGCAGGCCCGCGCGGCCCGCGGCGAGGCCGAGCGCCTCGCGCAGGCCATCGCCAAGGCCCAGGAGGCCCGCGAGCAGGCGGTGGCGGGACTCGCCGACCTCGAGACGCGCCTGGCCACGGCCCAGGACGCTCCCGAGGAGGAGCCCGACACCGGTGACCGCGAGCGCCTGGTCGCCGCCGCCCGCGACGCCCGCCAGGGCGAGATGGACGCCCGGCTCGCGCTGCGCACCTCCGAGGAGCGCGCCCGGGCGCTGCACGGGCGGGCCGACGGCCTGCTGCGCGCGGCGCGCGCGGAGCGCGAGGCGCGGGCGAAGGCGGCCGAGCGCCGCGAGCGGCTCATGCGCGAGGGGCGGGCCGCGGAGGCGGTCGGCACGGCCGTGGCGCACGTGCTCGTCCGGCTCGAGGTCTCGGTGACCCGCGCGGCCGAGGCACGGACCGCCGTCGAGCAGGCCAGGGCGGGGCGCGAGCAGCAGCTGCGCGACGTGCGGGCCCGGCTGCGCGACCTCGCCCGCGAGCACGACGAGCTCGTCAGCTCCGCCCACCGCGACGAGCTGGCCCGCGCGCAGCAGCAGATGCGGATCGAGCAGCTCGAGCAGCGCGCCGTCGAGGAGCTCGGCCTCGCGCCCGACGCACTGGTCGGCGACTACGGGCCCGACCAGCCGGTGCCGGTCGCACCTGCCGCCGACGCGGCCGAGGACGACCCAGCCCCCGAGCCTGCGCCGTACGTCCGCGCCGAGCAGGAGAAGCGGCTGCGCGCCGCCGAGCGCGCCCTGTCGATGCTGGGCCGGGTCAACCCGCTGGCGCTCGAGGAGTTCTCGGCGATGGAGGAGCGGCACAAGTTCCTCACCGAGCAGCTCGAGGACCTCCGCAAGACCCGCAAGGACCTCCTCGACATCGTCCGCGAGGTCGACACCCGCGTCGAGCAGGTCTTCACCGAGGCGTACGCCGACGTGGAGCGGGCCTTCGACGCGACGTTCGCGCGGCTCTTCCCCGGGGGCGAGGGACGCCTGGTGCTCACCGACCCGGGCAGCATGCTGACCACCGGCATCGAGGTCGAGGCCCGCCCCGCCGGCAAGAAGGTCAAGCGGCTCTCGCTGCTCTCCGGCGGCGAGCGCTCCCTGGTGGCGGTCTGCTTCCTGGTCTCGCTCTTCAAGGCCCGGCCCTCGCCGTTCTACATCCTCGACGAGGTCGAGGCGGCGCTCGACGACACCAACCTCGGGCGGCTGCTCGAGATCTACGAGGAGCTGCGGGAGAACTCCCAGCTGCTCGTCATCACCCACCAGAAGCGGACGATGGAGGTCGGGGACGCGTTGTACGGCGTGACCATGCGAGGGGACGGCGTCTCGGCCGTCATCAGCCAGCGGCTGCGGGAGCCGGAGCCGGCATGA
- a CDS encoding ammonium transporter, with product MDGYYAFMLVATALVLMMTVPALALFYGGMSRSKSVLNMMMMSYIAAAIVGILYVAVGWSMGWAGDGTLFANPFDLFWLDGVGTADYVFVMFQMTFAIITVALISGAVEGRMKFGAWLAFVPLWALLCYFPMAHMVFSCTEDSLICGRIGAQDYAGGTAVHINAGVAALVLVVLLGKRLGWPRDKMRPHNLTLTMLGAGLLWFGWYGFNVGSIVVVDQDIPSEMGRTFANTTLATMAAILGWLAVEKLIHKKATSLGAASGIVAGLVAITPAAGAVDIEGAVAIGVIAGAVCAWAVGLKFRLGYDDSLDVVGVHLVGGIVGTLLIGLFSTSDGAGGIDGLFYGGGAGSLGDQALGVVVAVVYSAIVTAVIALAIKFTIGLRITEDDEVEGIDLSAHGESAYDLHTSSLGGGGKSGVLAAHTAPASEGANA from the coding sequence GTGGACGGCTATTACGCCTTCATGCTGGTGGCGACAGCCCTGGTGCTGATGATGACGGTGCCCGCACTGGCGCTCTTCTACGGCGGCATGTCCCGCTCGAAGTCCGTGCTGAACATGATGATGATGTCCTACATCGCGGCTGCGATCGTCGGCATCCTGTACGTCGCGGTCGGCTGGTCGATGGGCTGGGCCGGCGACGGCACGCTCTTCGCGAACCCCTTCGACCTGTTCTGGCTCGACGGCGTCGGCACCGCCGACTACGTCTTCGTCATGTTCCAGATGACCTTCGCGATCATCACCGTCGCCCTGATCAGCGGCGCCGTCGAGGGCCGGATGAAGTTCGGCGCGTGGCTGGCCTTCGTGCCGCTGTGGGCGCTGCTCTGCTACTTCCCGATGGCCCACATGGTCTTCAGCTGCACCGAGGACTCGCTCATCTGCGGACGGATCGGCGCGCAGGACTACGCCGGTGGCACCGCGGTCCACATCAACGCCGGCGTCGCGGCGCTCGTGCTGGTGGTCCTCCTCGGCAAGCGCCTCGGCTGGCCCCGCGACAAGATGCGCCCGCACAACCTGACGCTGACCATGCTCGGCGCGGGCCTGCTGTGGTTCGGCTGGTACGGCTTCAACGTCGGCTCGATCGTCGTCGTCGACCAGGACATCCCCTCGGAGATGGGCCGCACGTTCGCCAACACCACGCTGGCCACCATGGCCGCCATCCTCGGCTGGCTGGCCGTGGAGAAGCTGATCCACAAGAAGGCCACCTCGCTCGGCGCCGCCTCCGGCATCGTCGCGGGCCTGGTCGCCATCACCCCGGCCGCGGGTGCGGTCGACATCGAGGGCGCGGTCGCCATCGGCGTCATCGCCGGTGCCGTGTGCGCCTGGGCCGTGGGCCTGAAGTTCCGCCTCGGCTACGACGACTCGCTCGACGTCGTCGGCGTCCACCTCGTGGGCGGCATCGTCGGCACGCTGCTCATCGGCCTGTTCTCCACCTCCGACGGGGCCGGCGGCATCGACGGCCTCTTCTACGGCGGCGGCGCCGGCTCCCTGGGCGACCAGGCGCTCGGCGTGGTCGTCGCGGTGGTCTACTCGGCGATCGTGACCGCGGTCATCGCCCTGGCCATCAAGTTCACCATCGGCCTGCGGATCACCGAGGACGACGAGGTCGAGGGCATCGACCTCAGCGCCCACGGCGAGTCGGCGTACGACCTGCACACCAGCAGCCTGGGCGGCGGCGGCAAGTCCGGCGTCCTCGCCGCACACACCGCCCCCGCCTCGGAAGGAGCCAACGCATGA
- the ftsY gene encoding signal recognition particle-docking protein FtsY codes for MEAVSALILIVALVGLGLVAAVTGLIVGRRRTPKPLPNTHTDVIVRPPSEAPEDEAAVELSSPPATLEPEVEAEVAPVDEAPVLERPEGTASRLVRLRQRLAGSQGSLGRGLLALLSRDRLDEDTWESIEDTLLTADIGVAPTQELVDRLRTRMRVEGGTGADARTVLREELLTLVDPSMDRRLQVSGEDGRPGVVLVVGVNGAGKTTTVGKISRILVAEDRSVVLGAADTFRAAAVEQLATWGERVGVEVVRGPEGTDPASVAFEAVKEGVDRGIDTVIVDTAGRLQNKAGLMDELGKVKRVIEKQAPVTEVLLVLDATTGQNGMIQARVFSEVVDVTGIVLTKLDGSAKGGIVVAVQRELGVPVKLVGLGEGADDLAPFDAGAFVDALLG; via the coding sequence ATGGAAGCCGTCTCCGCCCTGATCCTCATCGTCGCGCTCGTGGGCCTCGGCCTCGTCGCGGCCGTCACCGGGCTCATCGTCGGGCGGCGGCGGACGCCGAAGCCGCTGCCGAACACCCACACCGACGTCATCGTCCGGCCGCCGTCGGAGGCGCCCGAGGACGAGGCGGCGGTCGAGCTCAGCTCGCCGCCGGCGACCCTCGAGCCGGAGGTCGAGGCCGAGGTCGCGCCGGTCGACGAGGCGCCCGTCCTGGAGCGACCCGAGGGCACGGCCAGCCGCCTGGTGCGGCTGCGCCAGCGCCTGGCCGGCTCCCAGGGCTCCCTGGGCCGCGGGCTGCTCGCCCTGCTGAGCCGCGACCGGCTCGACGAGGACACCTGGGAGTCGATCGAGGACACCCTGCTCACCGCCGACATCGGCGTCGCGCCCACCCAGGAGCTGGTCGACCGGCTGCGCACCCGGATGCGGGTCGAGGGCGGCACCGGCGCCGACGCCCGGACCGTCCTGCGCGAGGAGCTGCTCACGCTGGTCGACCCCTCGATGGACCGCCGGCTCCAGGTCAGCGGCGAGGACGGCCGGCCCGGCGTGGTGCTGGTCGTGGGCGTGAACGGCGCCGGCAAGACCACCACCGTCGGCAAGATCTCCCGGATCCTGGTCGCCGAGGACCGCAGCGTCGTCCTCGGGGCGGCCGACACGTTCCGTGCGGCTGCGGTCGAGCAGCTCGCGACCTGGGGCGAGCGGGTCGGCGTCGAGGTCGTCCGCGGCCCGGAGGGCACCGACCCCGCCAGCGTCGCCTTCGAGGCGGTCAAGGAGGGCGTGGACCGCGGCATCGACACCGTCATCGTGGACACCGCCGGCCGCCTGCAGAACAAGGCCGGCCTGATGGACGAGCTCGGCAAGGTCAAGCGCGTCATCGAGAAGCAGGCACCGGTCACCGAGGTGCTGCTCGTCCTCGACGCCACGACCGGGCAGAACGGCATGATCCAGGCCCGCGTCTTCAGCGAGGTCGTCGACGTGACCGGCATCGTGCTCACCAAGCTCGACGGGTCCGCCAAGGGCGGCATCGTGGTCGCGGTCCAGCGCGAGCTCGGCGTACCGGTCAAGCTGGTCGGCCTCGGCGAGGGCGCCGACGACCTGGCGCCGTTCGACGCCGGCGCGTTCGTCGACGCACTGCTCGGCTGA